In a genomic window of Salegentibacter salegens:
- a CDS encoding PKD-like domain-containing protein → MGKITPRFLLIVLLYGLFIQSVTPLFSNITYGPETPILKDKNSENFFFVGFYLNAAPTITAPGDKTVDNNSRQCYASNVDLGSPQTSGEGNVKNDAPNQFPVGNTTVTWTITNEEGTDSDTQVITVIDNENPNVIAPGNVTKNTDNNECTASNVSLGTPNTNDNCGIKNTTNDAPSVFPIGETTVTWTATDNSDNTATATQTVTVVDNQNPTISAPANVSVNTDNNECTASNVSLGAPNTNDNCGIKNTTNDAPSVFPVGETTVTWTVTDNSDNTATATQTVTVVDIQNPIISAPANLSVDTDNNNCTASNVNLGTPNTNDNCGIKDTTNDAPSVFPIGETTVTWTVTDNSDNTATATQTVTVVDNQAPVKPSLPDISWTCGTEITAFPTTTDNCDTEITGTTGNPLEFDSYGEYIITWTFTDSSENSVTAEQLISIPEPTVEIPSIDGNEYCNTEEVSGITFSGNELSNKRYEWFYETNSNANIGLASSGTNDIPAFTAINNTSSPIEVKFSVIPFGGNCEGEENYFFITINPTPTITTPNDIEICKGETVNTIDLSSFSVMGSTVEWTNDNPNIGLAASGTGNITSFTANNDTNESQIATILLTPSANNCTGETQSFTIEVKPNPGLETPVIPELCNGAPTETIDLSGNFTGITYDISGGSSIGLSNRTNVTEIPVFTPVNNSEISVNATITITPKADGCIGEPIEIPLTVKPSPVVGASFTNQICSGEITDISLASAVANTGFTWTVDAPAGIEGAISGSLAGEGIIEHKLTNNTSQPQNVTYRISPEAEGCTGSTIPVVITVNPTPEFEVIEPEPICSPAEVDLTSSEITVSSTSSLTFTYWNDEAATDEIDDPTTVKEGTYYIKATTNNDCYLIKPITVRENPIPELTSSLQAPGFCSETAFEYEFTSNVPGIGFNWTREATEGISTTGNSGSGDINEVIVNETTNPIEVIYEVTLISPEGCSNIQEITTTVTPTPLLTSTLTPEGICSGINFTYEPTSETTGTVFSWTREAVDGISNPPASGTGSIDEILENTTIQPIGVTYTYFLASNNCENPQEYKVNVIVTPSPDTEVQVSISGENNKQDEIEICAGENIDLFSTTSFIDHSSLPFEVLSSNFNNGNQGWNLNPDSGNFRWKLTSSGVEAYRDECEWWEEYFYDCQDETVNFRSNSNDQFFLVNSHDFDGDFDNIRLESPVFNTQGYNTLNLSFWHHYRDGGARWSNQRDIGYLQSRYKNSNGNWTTWTNIDTYTSTVGDADNFVQRNYNIDNLINRDAVQIRFRYHNANNDWYWGVDNVLITGNGTSSTPEVEWTSNMSDWTSNEENPSNISTPETTTYTATYINPETGCPGSASVKVVVREPLQPRIVADYCLFEESNRIRLSADREYDSYRWESAGERISNNSSIDISLAQTYTLYVTRDGCEASASITPNENLIRNGNFDDPEYTLPYNESRNFGERDIISNGDVLFTTRYDFKVNRNDNPDQWGALGPEGTMAIGEDANDYHSNFNGLGHGGQGNFLIVNGDVSIGNIVWQSKNLQIIPDTDYYFSAWTANVNPASPARLRIQVLVDNTVVVESNLGDLTNEPVGNWINFYNPELWNSGNNTEATVRIINENPTAGGNDFGIDDISFSAFRSFDFEFTPENNGPICEDETIELAANLDGGRFPITFNWTGPNGFTRSKTINEESERVAADTIQIPNATAEMAGEYSLQITDFYGCNLESKTTMVEVVEKAVVFAGEDMEICSNEPIIDLSSASITHPSINSGFWSTAAGDNSRFTDPNLIKTTYTPNEDEIASGEIELILTSNEDAGAVCEIVSDTINIIFNISPELELISQDVSCFEGDNGEIEINIIENTGTAPFTFLWSDGQTGRIAENLVAGDYYADVTDAKGCTVRTDTITIQQPEELIVGAPIELEEASCFDDFGAVVSIPVSGGLFAEETIDPENISYILDILDAEGNQINLGQEQIIYDIATERFIISGLQGGKGYTFLVSSSENCAAEVKTFTTLTPPEINAGEVPEISECGIKTLWLAASPIDPEIGTGSWSYNNGETALLGDPDNPNTSFTGQPGQTYTLNWSVSSVANESCSVTDEIEITFPPSCSQLNFDGIDDFVDLGDHYNINSSFSIEAWVKPHSISGTKTILSKRSADNMNAGYDLFLNNGSPTFRVNNKSVVSGKKINTDRWFHIAAVYNEGSALRIYVDGIEIQTNTTNIPQSIGATETPALIGAAFIPDETIESKDHFEGYIEEVRFWNTAIPIEQIRFFMNQRLEKDGTNVSGTVLGNNLNLPNTPQTIEWNKLTGYYQLLAQNDLISDGFTDNLGSTGETTNGLLKNIQEMQENTAPVPYILYTSGQEWFNKTTWKLPQQLNGKNITKRDVWDPPSSQGIDNSRITWNIVKLSEDIENPATQNNQNNISLLGLISEKGILNMKGENNMGQSQTGFGTGNALTITHYLELNGYIDLNGESQLIQTEGSKISGSGGLERDQQGTASSYNYNYWSSPVLPNSNSQNYKVNQVMKDGSTVGTKDFQNINFKWAHTHADGEKANPIKISDYWINAFRARKANEYSQWEQIGSYTALKPGEGYTMKGTTGDAKIIDLQNYTFTGFPNNGTIEVSEIKPGQNYLLGNPYPSAISVEEFILDNIKKTNTVNGTIGRNEQNLINGAVYFWDHFGGKTHYLSQYVGGYATRNLIDGVSAISNDSRINATGASSNRRAGPYIPVGQGFFVNTTLDAQPGDIDDFGSGNIVFKNSQRSFVMERGQSFSFFLQARDNKKTSKNTDEKSADSRYKIRLKFHSPTGYHREILVGADARTSQGFDLGFDAPLIDKGKEDMYWVVGEGKYVIQGVPHFNLDQRLPLGIKIAEENEFSIEISELHNLPDIVEIYLRNNSDSTYHDLRKEAFKDTLPAGEYQDLYEIVFQDITTTQKDEKLGEETVDFYYSMENREFVISNPEFHKIEHINIYNITGQLVDQHFGIPDIKEIHIPQKKSLSSAVYIVKVFTSAGDYAKKVIIRKD, encoded by the coding sequence ATGGGTAAAATTACTCCCCGGTTTTTATTAATAGTTCTTCTTTACGGCTTGTTCATCCAGTCAGTAACTCCGCTATTTTCCAATATTACCTATGGACCGGAAACACCTATTTTAAAAGATAAAAATTCTGAAAATTTCTTTTTTGTTGGTTTCTATTTAAATGCAGCACCAACTATTACCGCTCCTGGTGATAAAACAGTCGACAATAATTCTAGACAATGCTACGCTTCAAATGTAGATTTAGGTTCTCCCCAAACGAGTGGTGAAGGGAACGTAAAGAACGATGCTCCAAACCAATTTCCTGTAGGGAATACTACCGTAACCTGGACCATAACCAATGAAGAAGGAACTGATAGTGACACCCAGGTAATTACTGTTATTGATAATGAAAATCCAAATGTCATTGCACCTGGAAATGTCACCAAAAATACAGACAACAACGAGTGTACGGCGTCTAATGTAAGCCTGGGAACACCAAATACAAACGACAACTGCGGAATAAAAAATACTACAAATGATGCGCCTTCGGTTTTTCCTATTGGAGAAACTACCGTAACCTGGACGGCAACCGATAATTCCGATAATACTGCAACCGCAACACAAACAGTAACTGTAGTTGATAATCAAAATCCTACAATTTCCGCCCCTGCGAATGTGAGCGTAAATACAGATAACAATGAGTGTACAGCGTCTAATGTAAGCCTGGGAGCACCAAATACAAATGACAACTGCGGAATAAAAAATACTACAAATGATGCGCCTTCGGTTTTTCCTGTTGGAGAAACTACCGTAACCTGGACGGTAACCGATAATTCCGATAATACTGCAACCGCAACACAAACAGTAACGGTAGTAGATATTCAAAATCCTATAATTTCCGCTCCTGCGAATCTGAGCGTAGATACTGATAATAATAACTGCACAGCGTCAAATGTAAACCTGGGGACACCAAATACAAATGACAATTGCGGAATAAAAGACACTACAAATGATGCCCCTTCGGTTTTTCCTATTGGAGAAACTACAGTAACCTGGACAGTAACCGATAATTCCGATAATACTGCAACCGCAACACAAACAGTAACTGTAGTAGATAATCAAGCACCAGTTAAACCATCATTACCAGATATCAGTTGGACCTGCGGTACAGAAATCACAGCGTTTCCTACAACAACCGACAATTGCGATACAGAAATAACAGGAACTACTGGTAATCCTCTTGAATTCGACTCATATGGAGAATACATTATAACCTGGACATTTACTGATTCTTCTGAGAATTCGGTAACTGCTGAACAATTAATTTCCATCCCTGAACCTACTGTAGAAATTCCGTCAATTGATGGCAACGAATACTGTAATACGGAGGAAGTTTCCGGTATTACTTTTAGCGGAAATGAATTATCAAATAAGAGATACGAGTGGTTTTACGAAACCAATAGCAATGCAAATATCGGTTTGGCTTCTAGTGGCACAAACGATATTCCTGCATTTACAGCAATTAATAACACTAGCAGTCCTATAGAAGTAAAATTTTCGGTAATTCCTTTTGGAGGTAATTGTGAGGGAGAAGAGAATTATTTTTTTATTACAATTAACCCTACTCCCACTATTACAACTCCCAACGACATTGAAATTTGCAAAGGTGAAACCGTCAATACTATCGATCTTTCAAGTTTTTCGGTAATGGGAAGTACCGTTGAATGGACTAATGATAATCCCAATATAGGCCTTGCCGCTTCGGGCACAGGAAATATCACTTCATTTACAGCAAATAACGACACTAATGAATCGCAAATAGCGACGATTTTATTAACACCTTCGGCAAATAATTGCACGGGCGAAACTCAATCTTTTACTATTGAAGTTAAACCAAACCCAGGATTAGAAACCCCTGTAATCCCGGAACTTTGCAACGGTGCTCCTACAGAGACAATAGATTTATCGGGGAATTTCACCGGGATCACCTATGATATTTCCGGGGGATCTTCTATCGGACTTTCCAACCGAACCAATGTGACGGAAATTCCGGTTTTCACTCCAGTAAATAATTCAGAAATTTCGGTAAATGCCACAATAACCATAACTCCAAAAGCTGACGGCTGTATAGGAGAACCGATTGAAATTCCGTTAACTGTAAAACCGAGCCCGGTAGTAGGCGCCTCATTTACTAATCAAATTTGTTCAGGAGAAATAACAGATATTTCATTGGCAAGTGCTGTAGCCAACACAGGTTTTACCTGGACGGTTGATGCCCCGGCAGGTATTGAAGGCGCAATAAGTGGAAGTTTAGCCGGAGAAGGAATAATTGAACATAAGCTTACTAATAATACTTCCCAGCCTCAAAATGTTACTTATAGAATTAGCCCGGAAGCAGAAGGATGTACGGGATCAACAATTCCGGTTGTAATTACGGTAAACCCAACGCCGGAGTTTGAGGTTATTGAGCCTGAGCCGATATGTTCTCCTGCTGAAGTAGATCTTACTTCTTCCGAAATAACCGTTAGTTCTACCTCATCTTTGACGTTTACCTATTGGAATGATGAGGCGGCTACCGATGAAATTGACGACCCAACTACTGTTAAAGAAGGAACCTATTATATAAAAGCAACAACTAACAATGATTGTTATCTAATCAAACCGATAACAGTACGCGAAAACCCAATTCCTGAATTAACCAGCTCACTTCAAGCTCCTGGATTTTGTTCAGAAACAGCTTTTGAATATGAATTTACCAGTAATGTTCCTGGAATAGGATTTAACTGGACAAGAGAAGCAACAGAAGGAATTTCAACTACTGGGAACAGTGGTTCGGGTGATATAAATGAAGTTATCGTAAATGAAACAACAAATCCAATAGAGGTCATTTATGAGGTAACTTTGATTAGCCCTGAGGGTTGTAGTAATATTCAGGAAATTACAACTACCGTAACCCCTACCCCTCTCCTAACAAGTACACTTACCCCCGAAGGGATTTGTAGTGGCATTAATTTTACTTACGAGCCCACAAGTGAAACAACAGGTACCGTTTTTTCCTGGACCAGAGAGGCTGTAGATGGAATATCCAATCCTCCGGCTAGTGGAACAGGTTCAATCGATGAAATTCTTGAAAACACCACTATTCAACCTATTGGTGTCACCTATACTTATTTTTTAGCCTCAAATAATTGTGAAAACCCCCAGGAATATAAAGTTAATGTCATAGTTACCCCATCTCCAGATACAGAAGTTCAGGTTTCCATTTCAGGTGAAAATAATAAACAAGATGAAATAGAAATTTGCGCTGGTGAAAATATAGACCTATTTTCAACTACCTCTTTTATAGATCACTCTTCATTACCCTTCGAAGTATTAAGTTCTAATTTTAATAATGGAAACCAAGGGTGGAATTTAAATCCAGATAGCGGAAATTTCAGATGGAAACTAACTAGTTCTGGGGTAGAAGCTTACAGAGATGAATGCGAATGGTGGGAAGAATATTTTTATGACTGCCAAGATGAAACAGTAAATTTTAGGTCCAACTCTAATGATCAGTTCTTTTTAGTTAACAGTCATGATTTTGATGGAGATTTTGATAATATAAGATTAGAAAGTCCGGTATTTAATACCCAGGGCTATAATACATTAAATTTATCTTTCTGGCATCATTATAGGGACGGAGGGGCACGTTGGTCAAATCAACGAGACATTGGTTATTTACAATCTAGATATAAGAACAGCAACGGAAATTGGACGACTTGGACGAATATAGACACCTATACTTCAACCGTAGGGGATGCTGATAATTTTGTACAAAGAAATTACAATATTGACAATTTGATTAATCGTGATGCGGTACAAATACGGTTTAGGTATCACAATGCTAATAATGATTGGTATTGGGGAGTAGATAATGTCCTAATTACAGGTAATGGAACTTCTAGCACTCCGGAAGTAGAATGGACATCCAATATGAGCGATTGGACATCAAACGAAGAAAACCCTTCAAATATTTCTACTCCGGAAACTACTACTTACACTGCTACTTATATTAATCCTGAAACCGGTTGTCCAGGAAGTGCTTCCGTAAAAGTAGTCGTAAGGGAACCACTACAACCCAGAATAGTGGCAGACTACTGTTTATTTGAAGAATCCAATAGAATTAGATTATCAGCAGATAGGGAATACGATAGTTACAGGTGGGAATCAGCCGGGGAAAGGATATCCAATAATTCTTCAATAGATATAAGTCTCGCTCAAACCTATACTTTATATGTAACTAGAGATGGTTGTGAAGCTTCGGCCTCTATAACCCCTAATGAAAATTTAATTAGAAATGGAAATTTTGATGATCCCGAATATACCCTTCCCTATAATGAATCAAGAAATTTTGGAGAACGTGATATTATAAGTAATGGAGATGTGTTGTTTACAACACGATACGATTTTAAAGTCAATAGAAATGATAATCCTGATCAATGGGGAGCGTTGGGCCCTGAAGGTACGATGGCTATTGGGGAAGATGCTAACGATTATCATTCCAATTTTAATGGACTTGGTCACGGGGGGCAAGGCAATTTTTTAATTGTTAATGGAGATGTATCCATAGGAAATATAGTCTGGCAGTCTAAAAATCTTCAAATAATTCCAGATACCGATTATTATTTTAGCGCCTGGACAGCTAATGTAAATCCTGCAAGTCCTGCTCGTTTAAGAATTCAAGTTTTAGTAGACAATACTGTAGTAGTTGAAAGTAATTTGGGTGATCTTACCAATGAGCCCGTAGGAAATTGGATCAATTTTTATAACCCTGAATTATGGAATTCGGGTAATAATACAGAGGCAACTGTAAGAATTATTAATGAGAATCCCACTGCAGGAGGAAACGACTTCGGGATAGATGATATTTCATTTTCAGCCTTTAGATCTTTTGATTTCGAATTTACCCCTGAAAATAATGGCCCCATTTGTGAAGATGAAACTATAGAATTGGCAGCAAACCTGGATGGCGGTAGGTTTCCTATAACATTTAACTGGACGGGACCAAACGGCTTCACTAGATCAAAAACCATAAATGAAGAAAGTGAGCGTGTAGCGGCAGATACAATTCAGATCCCGAACGCTACAGCTGAAATGGCAGGGGAATATTCTTTACAAATCACCGATTTCTATGGCTGTAATTTAGAATCTAAAACTACTATGGTAGAAGTAGTTGAAAAAGCCGTGGTTTTTGCCGGAGAGGATATGGAAATTTGCTCCAACGAACCGATTATAGATCTTTCTTCTGCTTCAATAACGCATCCAAGTATAAATTCAGGCTTTTGGAGCACGGCAGCGGGAGATAATTCAAGATTTACCGATCCTAATTTAATCAAGACCACTTACACCCCCAATGAAGACGAAATTGCTTCAGGCGAAATAGAATTAATATTAACTTCTAATGAAGACGCCGGGGCGGTTTGTGAAATTGTAAGTGATACTATAAATATTATTTTCAATATTAGTCCGGAATTGGAACTCATTTCGCAAGATGTAAGTTGTTTTGAAGGAGATAATGGTGAAATAGAAATTAATATAATTGAAAATACCGGCACAGCTCCATTTACATTTCTCTGGAGTGATGGACAAACGGGAAGAATTGCAGAAAACCTGGTAGCTGGAGATTATTATGCCGATGTAACCGATGCTAAAGGATGTACAGTGAGAACAGACACGATTACAATCCAGCAACCTGAAGAATTGATTGTAGGCGCTCCGATTGAATTGGAAGAAGCATCCTGTTTTGATGATTTTGGCGCTGTAGTTTCCATACCTGTAAGCGGCGGACTTTTTGCTGAGGAAACGATTGATCCTGAAAATATTTCTTACATACTCGACATACTAGATGCTGAAGGAAATCAAATTAATTTAGGGCAGGAACAGATAATTTATGATATAGCGACAGAACGCTTTATAATTTCAGGACTGCAAGGCGGAAAAGGATATACCTTCCTGGTAAGTTCCAGCGAGAATTGTGCTGCTGAAGTTAAAACCTTCACAACCCTTACTCCTCCTGAAATAAACGCAGGGGAAGTTCCTGAGATTTCCGAATGTGGAATAAAAACACTTTGGCTAGCTGCTTCTCCTATAGATCCTGAAATAGGCACTGGCTCCTGGTCTTATAATAATGGAGAGACCGCCTTACTTGGTGACCCGGATAATCCGAATACCAGTTTTACAGGTCAACCGGGACAAACATATACCCTTAACTGGAGTGTTTCTTCTGTTGCAAATGAAAGTTGTAGTGTGACCGATGAAATTGAGATCACCTTCCCTCCTTCCTGTAGTCAATTAAACTTTGATGGAATTGACGATTTTGTAGATTTAGGAGACCACTATAATATTAATTCGAGTTTTTCTATTGAAGCCTGGGTAAAACCACATTCAATTTCAGGCACAAAAACTATTTTGTCTAAAAGGTCTGCAGACAATATGAATGCAGGCTATGATCTTTTTCTTAATAATGGTTCCCCAACATTTCGTGTTAATAACAAGAGTGTAGTTTCAGGAAAAAAAATAAATACAGATCGTTGGTTTCATATTGCTGCGGTTTATAATGAGGGCTCAGCTCTTAGAATTTATGTTGATGGTATTGAAATTCAAACAAATACTACAAATATTCCTCAATCAATAGGAGCAACCGAAACCCCTGCGCTTATTGGTGCTGCTTTTATCCCAGATGAAACTATAGAAAGTAAAGATCATTTTGAAGGTTATATTGAAGAAGTTCGATTTTGGAATACAGCAATTCCCATTGAACAAATAAGATTCTTTATGAATCAACGTCTTGAAAAAGATGGTACAAACGTGAGTGGTACTGTACTCGGAAATAATTTGAACTTACCCAACACTCCCCAAACTATTGAATGGAACAAGTTAACGGGTTATTATCAACTTCTTGCACAGAATGATCTTATTAGCGATGGATTTACCGATAACCTTGGAAGTACGGGTGAAACAACCAATGGATTGTTGAAAAACATACAGGAAATGCAGGAAAACACTGCTCCGGTTCCATATATCCTTTACACCAGTGGACAAGAATGGTTTAATAAGACAACCTGGAAATTACCTCAACAATTAAATGGTAAAAATATAACTAAAAGAGATGTCTGGGATCCACCCAGCAGCCAGGGTATTGATAATAGCAGAATAACCTGGAATATCGTAAAGCTTTCTGAAGATATAGAAAATCCAGCCACGCAGAATAACCAAAATAATATCAGCTTATTAGGATTAATTTCTGAAAAGGGAATCCTCAATATGAAAGGTGAGAATAATATGGGACAAAGCCAAACCGGGTTTGGAACCGGAAATGCTTTAACTATTACCCATTATCTGGAGCTAAACGGTTATATTGACCTTAATGGTGAATCTCAATTAATACAAACCGAAGGAAGTAAAATTAGTGGTTCCGGCGGACTGGAACGGGACCAACAAGGTACGGCAAGTAGCTATAATTATAATTACTGGAGTTCTCCTGTTTTACCAAATTCAAATAGCCAGAATTACAAAGTTAACCAGGTGATGAAAGACGGTTCTACCGTGGGCACAAAAGACTTTCAAAATATCAATTTTAAATGGGCGCATACGCATGCCGATGGTGAAAAAGCAAATCCTATTAAAATTAGTGATTACTGGATTAATGCCTTTAGAGCCAGGAAAGCTAACGAATATAGCCAATGGGAACAAATTGGAAGCTACACTGCTTTAAAACCCGGCGAAGGTTATACTATGAAAGGTACAACGGGAGACGCAAAAATAATAGATCTTCAAAACTATACTTTTACCGGATTTCCGAATAATGGCACCATAGAGGTTAGCGAAATTAAGCCGGGACAAAATTATCTTTTGGGCAATCCTTATCCTTCTGCCATTAGTGTTGAAGAATTTATTCTAGATAATATAAAGAAAACTAATACTGTGAATGGCACTATAGGGCGCAATGAACAAAACCTTATTAACGGGGCTGTTTATTTCTGGGATCATTTTGGAGGAAAAACCCATTACCTTTCACAGTATGTTGGAGGCTACGCTACGCGAAATTTAATAGATGGAGTTTCAGCCATTTCTAATGATTCCAGGATTAATGCCACAGGAGCCTCGAGTAATAGACGCGCAGGACCTTATATTCCAGTAGGGCAGGGATTTTTCGTGAATACTACCCTGGATGCACAACCCGGAGATATTGATGACTTTGGTTCTGGTAATATTGTTTTTAAAAACAGCCAGCGTTCTTTTGTAATGGAGCGAGGGCAAAGTTTTTCTTTCTTTTTGCAAGCGCGGGATAACAAAAAAACCAGCAAAAATACTGATGAAAAAAGTGCAGATAGCCGCTATAAAATTAGATTAAAATTTCATTCTCCTACCGGCTATCACCGGGAAATTTTGGTGGGTGCCGATGCCAGAACCAGCCAGGGCTTCGACCTCGGTTTTGATGCCCCTTTAATAGATAAAGGCAAAGAAGATATGTATTGGGTAGTTGGGGAAGGAAAATATGTAATCCAAGGGGTACCTCATTTCAACCTCGATCAAAGGTTACCTTTAGGTATTAAAATTGCCGAAGAAAATGAGTTCAGTATAGAAATTAGTGAACTTCATAATCTTCCTGATATTGTAGAAATCTATTTGCGTAACAATAGTGACAGCACGTATCACGATTTACGAAAAGAAGCTTTTAAAGACACTCTACCCGCTGGAGAGTACCAGGATTTATATGAAATTGTTTTTCAGGATATAACCACCACCCAAAAAGACGAAAAACTCGGTGAAGAAACTGTAGACTTCTATTATTCAATGGAAAACAGGGAATTTGTAATTAGCAATCCCGAATTTCATAAAATTGAGCATATAAATATTTACAATATTACAGGCCAACTGGTAGATCAGCATTTTGGAATACCAGACATTAAAGAAATTCATATTCCGCAGAAGAAATCTTTAAGCTCAGCGGTTTACATCGTAAAAGTTTTTACCAGCGCCGGAGACTATGCCAAAAAGGTAATTATTAGGAAAGACTAA